Proteins encoded by one window of Phoenix dactylifera cultivar Barhee BC4 unplaced genomic scaffold, palm_55x_up_171113_PBpolish2nd_filt_p 000121F, whole genome shotgun sequence:
- the LOC103716001 gene encoding probable protein ABIL1 isoform X5 — protein MNRNRYLFEQQTLDVSTAELKISCLNQQILTCQTYTDKEGLRQQRMFTNTARHHKHYILPDSVSRRMQSCSQLQIDANLIHVQAKPRPDPPGAGYLHLMLFQLFLLCLSIYLCIHALYHVDWLKGSPASKTLSWLLASETNSASDGAPREVSGTGDAKAPKITSEVFHLLNAEDAAAPMPLSTHLRSASSNPTSYTALHSFGIRDPVEPSKPLITFRSFDNPGRLQIYRPPVRSKSLLSAFFAKNKSLKPRKASVL, from the exons ACCTGTTTGAACAGCAAACATTGGATGTTTCAACTGCGGAGCTAAAGATTTCATGTCTGAACCAG CAAATTCTTACTTGCCAAACATACACTGATAAAGAGGGTCTTAGGCAGCAGCGAATGTTCACAAATACTGCAAGACATCACAAACATTACATTTTACCAG ATTCTGTCAGCAGAAGGATGCAGAGTTGTTCACAACTACAGATTGATgccaatttaattcatgttcaAGCAAAACCTCGTCCTGATCCTCCAGGTGCTGGGTATCTGCACTTGATGCTCTTTCAATTATTTCTATTGTGTCTCTCCATATATTTGTGTATTCATGCTCTATATCATGTTGATTGGCTTAAAGGCAGCCCTGCATCAAAAACTCTTTCCTGGCTTCTAGCCTCTGAGACCAACTCTGCATCAGATGGAGCACCTCGTGAAGTATCAGG CACTGGAGATGCTAAAGCTCCTAAGATAACTTCTGAAGTCTTCCATCTTTTGA atgcagaagACGCTGCTGCGCCAATGCCCTTATCAACTCATCTTCGGTCAGCCAGTTCAAATCCCACTTCTTATACAGCTTTGCACTCGTTTGGCATTAGG GATCCTGTGGAGCCTTCAAAACCTTTAATCACATTCAGATCCTTTGACAACCCTGGACGGCTTCAAATTTATCGGCCTCCTGTTCGCAGTAAGAGCTTGCTGTCAGCATTTTTTGCCAAAAACAAATCCTTAAAGCCAAGAAAGGCTTCTGTCTTGTGA
- the LOC103716001 gene encoding probable protein ABIL1 isoform X4 — MNRNRLDHLGTVAYKLTDLFEQQTLDVSTAELKISCLNQQILTCQTYTDKEGLRQQRMFTNTARHHKHYILPDSVSRRMQSCSQLQIDANLIHVQAKPRPDPPGAGYLHLMLFQLFLLCLSIYLCIHALYHVDWLKGSPASKTLSWLLASETNSASDGAPREVSGTGDAKAPKITSEVFHLLNAEDAAAPMPLSTHLRSASSNPTSYTALHSFGIRDPVEPSKPLITFRSFDNPGRLQIYRPPVRSKSLLSAFFAKNKSLKPRKASVL; from the exons TAGATCACCTTGGTACTGTTGCTTACAAGTTGACAGACCTGTTTGAACAGCAAACATTGGATGTTTCAACTGCGGAGCTAAAGATTTCATGTCTGAACCAG CAAATTCTTACTTGCCAAACATACACTGATAAAGAGGGTCTTAGGCAGCAGCGAATGTTCACAAATACTGCAAGACATCACAAACATTACATTTTACCAG ATTCTGTCAGCAGAAGGATGCAGAGTTGTTCACAACTACAGATTGATgccaatttaattcatgttcaAGCAAAACCTCGTCCTGATCCTCCAGGTGCTGGGTATCTGCACTTGATGCTCTTTCAATTATTTCTATTGTGTCTCTCCATATATTTGTGTATTCATGCTCTATATCATGTTGATTGGCTTAAAGGCAGCCCTGCATCAAAAACTCTTTCCTGGCTTCTAGCCTCTGAGACCAACTCTGCATCAGATGGAGCACCTCGTGAAGTATCAGG CACTGGAGATGCTAAAGCTCCTAAGATAACTTCTGAAGTCTTCCATCTTTTGA atgcagaagACGCTGCTGCGCCAATGCCCTTATCAACTCATCTTCGGTCAGCCAGTTCAAATCCCACTTCTTATACAGCTTTGCACTCGTTTGGCATTAGG GATCCTGTGGAGCCTTCAAAACCTTTAATCACATTCAGATCCTTTGACAACCCTGGACGGCTTCAAATTTATCGGCCTCCTGTTCGCAGTAAGAGCTTGCTGTCAGCATTTTTTGCCAAAAACAAATCCTTAAAGCCAAGAAAGGCTTCTGTCTTGTGA